The genomic segment TAAACGATTTAGAAAATGCAGATTTGGTAATCGTATCCATTCCAGTAGATGCAACCGTAAAATTATTGCCAACAATTTTAGATAAAATATCAGACAATACCTTGGTTGTAGATGCAGGCTCTACAAAAGATGCAATTTGTAAAGCAGTTGAGCATCATCCAAAAAGACGCAATTTTTTAGCCTGTCACCCAATTGCAGGAACAGAAAAATCTGGGCCAACAGCAGCGATTTCTGGCTTATATAAAGGAAAAACAAACATTATTTGCGAAGTCGAAAAAACAACTTTTAAATTGCAAGAGAAAGCGTTAAAGCTTTTTATGGACATTGGAATGCGTATTCGTTACATGGATCCTGTTTCGCATGACAAACATATTGCGTATGTTTCGCACCTTTCTCACATTAGTGCGTTTATGTTGGGAAAAACAGTTATCAATAAAGAAAAAAACGAGCGAGATATTTTCGATATGGCAGGTTCTGGTTTCGAATCTACAGTTCGTTTGGCAAAAAGCTCGCCAGCCATGTGGACACCAATTTTCGAGCAGAATAAAGAAAATGTAATAGAAACATTAGAAGAATACATCAATAATTTACAACATTTTAAAGAGTTGATGCAACAAGATAATTTCTCGGAAATTTTTAACGAAATGGAGAATACAAATTATATAAAACAAATTTTAAACGGCATAAACTAATAAGCCAAAACAAGTAGAAAAATGAAGAATACAAAAGAATTAAGAACATGGTTGGACGATATGAAATTAGATCATCCACTAGTAATAGCAGGGCCTTGTAGTGCAGAAACCGAAGAACAGGTTTTAAAAATTGCACACGAATTAAAAGATTCTGATGTAAATTATTTCCGAGCAGGAATTTGGAAACCAAGAACAAGACCAGGAAACTTCGAAGGTGTAGGTG from the Polaribacter cellanae genome contains:
- a CDS encoding prephenate dehydrogenase — translated: MKNIFFIGIGLIGGSFAIDIKKSNSKVVIHGIDTNKNHLKEAQKLGIIQQKAILNDLENADLVIVSIPVDATVKLLPTILDKISDNTLVVDAGSTKDAICKAVEHHPKRRNFLACHPIAGTEKSGPTAAISGLYKGKTNIICEVEKTTFKLQEKALKLFMDIGMRIRYMDPVSHDKHIAYVSHLSHISAFMLGKTVINKEKNERDIFDMAGSGFESTVRLAKSSPAMWTPIFEQNKENVIETLEEYINNLQHFKELMQQDNFSEIFNEMENTNYIKQILNGIN